CCAATTGGAGTGCAGGTACGAGTACAGTGAGACGATCTAAAATACAGCCTGCTGCTAAACCATCCTCAAATGAGAAGGAACCGCGTGTGCCAGCGCAGAGTATGGTTACGTCTTTGTGGATGCTTTTGGCACGTTCGGCACATGCTTTTGCATTGACGAACGTGCCGATCAGTATGGTTCCACCACGCGTTGCTTTAATTAAGGCACGGGTGCCATTGGTAGTGGTTAATACGATTTCTTTGTTGCGAATCCGCTCTGTCGCATACTCTTCTGGAGAATTACCAAAGTGAAAGCCATCGAGCCGATTGCCAAATCGCTCGCCTCCTAGAAGCGCATCACTGTTTTTTTGCCCGATGTTGCGTGCTTTGCCAACTGTATCGACAGGAATAATTGCGGCTGCTTCATGATAAAAAGCTGTAACCATGGTCGTAGAGGCACGGAA
This sequence is a window from Mechercharimyces sp. CAU 1602. Protein-coding genes within it:
- a CDS encoding 2-phosphosulfolactate phosphatase, producing MNITIEAHVDDIQSDHLVNKTVIVIDAFRASTTMVTAFYHEAAAIIPVDTVGKARNIGQKNSDALLGGERFGNRLDGFHFGNSPEEYATERIRNKEIVLTTTNGTRALIKATRGGTILIGTFVNAKACAERAKSIHKDVTILCAGTRGSFSFEDGLAAGCILDRLTVLVPALQLDDLGYALLYSFRQCESDLFTILSQSQSGQRLKQRGLQKDLADCLAVDRYPIVPQFRNGKITL